Proteins found in one Thermodesulfatator atlanticus DSM 21156 genomic segment:
- a CDS encoding acyl-CoA dehydrogenase family protein, with protein MITRKLTKEQEVIVEVAEYIGRNYIAPHAIEWDEEERFDPMPIRAMAKADLFGLLIPKEYGGLGFGSTETCLAMETISKYCPGVATTFAAGCLGALPLLVGGTKAQKEKYLPLIAKGEALCAFALTEPQAGSDAAAIKTTARKDGDYYVLNGVKAWITNGGIADIYVIIALTDPKKGPRGASAFIVHKNDPGLVPGKKEKKMGLRASATTEILLMDCRIPKERLIGREGMGFILAVKSLDIARPGVAAQAIGLAQGAMEVSLLHTKRRIQFGQPVYNFQAVSHTFAEMASRIEAARSLLYDVCRMIDAGAKNISGPSAMVKYFATEMAMWVSERAVQMMGGLGYSRDSLAQKYMRDAKCLQIYEGTNEIQKNILARELAKIYQNEEETR; from the coding sequence ATGATTACAAGAAAACTCACCAAAGAACAGGAAGTTATCGTTGAAGTTGCAGAGTATATCGGTCGCAACTACATTGCTCCCCATGCAATTGAGTGGGATGAAGAAGAACGCTTTGACCCCATGCCTATTCGCGCCATGGCCAAGGCAGATCTTTTTGGCTTGCTTATCCCAAAGGAATACGGTGGCCTTGGTTTTGGCTCCACAGAAACCTGCCTTGCCATGGAAACAATTTCCAAATACTGCCCGGGAGTAGCCACTACTTTTGCGGCAGGATGCTTGGGGGCGCTTCCGCTACTTGTGGGAGGCACCAAAGCCCAAAAAGAAAAATACTTACCGCTCATCGCTAAAGGGGAAGCCCTTTGCGCCTTTGCCCTTACCGAGCCTCAGGCTGGCTCAGACGCTGCCGCTATCAAGACCACTGCGCGCAAAGACGGTGATTATTACGTGCTTAACGGGGTTAAGGCCTGGATAACAAACGGCGGCATTGCTGACATTTACGTAATCATTGCTTTGACGGACCCTAAAAAAGGCCCGCGTGGCGCAAGCGCTTTTATCGTGCACAAAAACGACCCGGGGCTTGTGCCGGGAAAAAAAGAAAAAAAGATGGGGCTTCGCGCCTCAGCCACCACAGAAATTTTACTCATGGATTGCCGTATACCGAAAGAGCGCTTGATTGGCCGCGAGGGCATGGGTTTTATCCTTGCGGTAAAATCTCTTGATATCGCACGCCCTGGAGTCGCCGCCCAGGCCATTGGGCTTGCCCAGGGAGCCATGGAAGTTTCTTTGCTTCACACCAAAAGACGTATCCAATTTGGCCAGCCAGTTTATAACTTCCAGGCTGTGAGTCACACCTTTGCAGAAATGGCCTCCCGCATTGAAGCGGCAAGAAGCCTTCTTTATGATGTTTGCCGCATGATTGACGCGGGGGCGAAAAACATATCCGGGCCTTCTGCCATGGTGAAATACTTCGCCACGGAAATGGCCATGTGGGTCTCTGAAAGGGCCGTCCAGATGATGGGAGGCCTTGGGTATAGTCGCGATTCCCTTGCACAAAAATACATGCGCGATGCCAAATGTCTTCAGATTTACGAAGGAACCAACGAAATCCAGAAAAATATCCTGGCCCGCGAACTAGCAAAGATCTATCAGAACGAGGAGGAAACAAGATAA
- a CDS encoding PD40 domain-containing protein, protein MRLFYKLTVLIVLLWLLCGSRALAQEAKLEITGAELIKIPVAVPEFEGPLPLAREMADVMRQDLELHLVFNVLGEGLKLNETELFASLGVDWLISGEISLGARHLQAAFRLVDMVEGKTVLARGYRGPSSSARYMVHRFADLAINEMLGVPGVAMSRVVYVARHGWQDTLYVQDFDGYQRIALLKGELILHPRLSPDGRKVAFVYYENHRPSIQMIDLTTGKRRIICRFPGLNASPAWAPSGDKLVVTLSKDGSVDLYLINLNGKILKRLTHGEGVNTGASFSPDGREIAFVSDRTGSPQIYILNLATKGVRRLTFQGKYNTSPCWSPTGDRIVYASMKGGIFSIFTIDPEGGEPIQITDGTNSFEAPYFSPNGRLIMAQGKEGLYLLLANGATKRLYRPGKMLFPSWARMY, encoded by the coding sequence ATGAGACTCTTTTACAAATTAACGGTTCTTATTGTCTTGCTCTGGCTTCTCTGTGGCTCAAGGGCACTTGCCCAGGAGGCCAAGCTTGAGATCACCGGGGCAGAGCTTATTAAAATCCCGGTGGCAGTGCCTGAATTTGAGGGCCCTTTGCCCCTTGCGCGTGAAATGGCCGATGTAATGCGGCAGGACCTTGAACTTCACCTTGTTTTCAACGTGCTGGGAGAGGGCCTAAAACTAAATGAAACCGAGCTTTTTGCCTCCCTTGGGGTAGACTGGCTTATAAGCGGTGAGATAAGCCTTGGGGCACGCCACCTTCAGGCAGCCTTTCGCCTTGTTGATATGGTAGAAGGGAAAACCGTTCTGGCAAGGGGATATCGAGGACCCAGTTCCTCAGCCCGTTATATGGTTCATCGTTTTGCAGACCTTGCCATTAACGAGATGCTGGGAGTGCCTGGGGTGGCCATGAGCAGGGTGGTTTACGTGGCCCGCCATGGCTGGCAAGATACCCTTTATGTCCAGGATTTTGACGGCTACCAGCGCATTGCGCTTCTAAAAGGCGAACTGATCTTACACCCCAGGCTTTCCCCGGATGGGCGTAAAGTAGCCTTTGTGTATTATGAAAACCACCGTCCAAGCATCCAAATGATTGACCTTACCACTGGAAAGCGGCGGATTATCTGCCGCTTTCCCGGGCTCAACGCTTCGCCTGCTTGGGCTCCCTCCGGAGACAAACTCGTGGTAACCCTTAGCAAAGACGGCTCGGTTGACCTCTATCTTATCAATCTCAACGGAAAAATCTTAAAAAGACTAACCCACGGCGAAGGGGTAAACACCGGAGCAAGCTTTTCCCCTGATGGCAGGGAAATTGCTTTTGTCTCTGACAGAACCGGCTCGCCTCAAATTTATATCTTAAACCTTGCTACCAAAGGGGTGCGAAGACTCACTTTTCAGGGTAAGTATAACACCTCACCTTGCTGGTCTCCTACTGGGGACCGCATTGTCTATGCCAGCATGAAAGGCGGCATTTTTTCTATTTTTACTATTGATCCAGAAGGTGGAGAACCGATACAAATAACCGATGGGACTAATAGTTTTGAGGCCCCTTATTTTTCGCCGAATGGAAGGCTGATTATGGCCCAGGGCAAAGAAGGCCTTTATCTTTTGCTGGCAAATGGAGCTACCAAACGCCTTTATCGCCCGGGGAAAATGCTTTTTCCATCCTGGGCGCGCATGTATTGA
- a CDS encoding energy transducer TonB yields the protein MKTTNWTTALFFSLFIHLAFFTGLMLANRPYTPKENIIRLNLKSIALPSPSETKTKAAQIKKKLTPQTKEVSQKIQPKPQKKKIVAQKTVKKHLTSKTPAKKQKTLKARKAPKKAPVKKASSPPKRELNEEKLLAQRLAALKAKAEEKRLAEKISALKKAEETSPGGLSLGDGISAELTRRLAAHIMNFWAVPEILRDKPDLSAEVEIEIAPSGRIISWRFLRRSGEPLFDEAVAATLKRANPLPAPGKYLKLPAIFKMK from the coding sequence CCTTATGCTTGCCAACAGGCCTTACACCCCCAAAGAAAACATTATCCGCCTGAATTTAAAAAGTATCGCCCTGCCCTCCCCCTCGGAGACAAAAACCAAAGCCGCACAAATTAAGAAAAAACTTACCCCCCAGACCAAAGAAGTCTCCCAAAAAATACAGCCCAAACCTCAAAAGAAAAAAATCGTAGCTCAAAAAACCGTAAAAAAGCACCTCACTTCGAAAACTCCCGCAAAAAAACAGAAAACCCTAAAAGCCCGAAAGGCACCCAAAAAAGCCCCTGTGAAAAAGGCCTCTTCGCCACCAAAGAGAGAACTTAACGAAGAAAAATTGCTTGCTCAAAGGCTTGCTGCTCTTAAGGCCAAAGCAGAAGAAAAAAGGCTTGCCGAAAAGATTTCCGCCCTTAAAAAGGCCGAGGAAACAAGCCCTGGCGGCCTATCCCTTGGCGATGGTATTTCCGCAGAGCTCACCAGACGCCTTGCCGCACACATTATGAACTTTTGGGCTGTTCCTGAGATCCTGCGTGATAAGCCTGATCTCAGCGCTGAGGTAGAAATAGAAATTGCCCCAAGTGGCAGGATTATTTCCTGGCGTTTTCTAAGGCGTTCAGGAGAACCCCTTTTTGACGAAGCTGTCGCAGCCACTTTAAAACGCGCTAACCCTTTGCCAGCACCGGGAAAATATCTTAAGCTACCTGCAATATTCAAAATGAAGTGA